The Malus domestica chromosome 06, GDT2T_hap1 genome has a segment encoding these proteins:
- the LOC103438677 gene encoding uncharacterized protein, whose translation MGDAKRNTSSSSGGDEEIRAQVAKAVEGVKELQDSAASFVSRASADEQSLRHRAQSLDSSIRRLRSQLDSLLSSKALDPKLAEKLEEDLQRATCVLVDGDAASFLPGKSQGGRFLRMFLGPINVRSSSKDIRLKVKEEYNGYRDRTALLFLLFPAALLTLRSWIWDGCLPAFPVQAYQAWLLFLYTGLALRENILRVNGSDIRPWWIYHHYCAMFMALVSLTWEIKGQPNCSQKQRGVQFFLQWAMMQGVAMLLQNRYQRQRLYTRIALGKAKRMDVVWGETAGVDGQLWILCPILFILQGFEAYVGIQLLTTAFIGIASEWQVSFCGVLLILMAVVNFVNTVETLMVKSRFKAKMKRSKSKQDL comes from the exons ATGGGGGATGCGAAGAGGaacacttcttcttcttccggcGGTGACGAGGAGATACGAGCACAAGTGGCCAAGGCGGTGGAGGGGGTGAAGGAGCTGCAGGACTCAGCTGCCTCCTTCGTCTCCAGAGCCTCCGCCGACGAGCAATCCCTACGCCACCGCGCCCAATCTCTCGATTCCTCCATCCGACGCCTCCGCTCCCAGCTTGATTCCCTGCTCTCCAGCAAGGCCTTGGATCCCAAGTTAGCAGAAAAG CTGGAAGAAGACTTGCAGAGGGCCACATGTGTGTTGGTGGATGGCGATGCCGCTTCGTTTCTTCCTGGGAAATCTCAGG GAGGGAGGTTTCTGAGGATGTTTCTCGGTCCTATCAACGTGCGTTCCTCTAGCAAAGATATCCGACTCAAGGTTAAAGAGGAATACAACGGTTACAGA GATAGAACTGCCCTTCTATTCCTTCTTTTTCCAGCAGCACTACTAACACTAAGATCTTGGATTTGGGATGGATGTTTGCCAGCGTTTCCAGTTCAGGCTTACCAG GCATGGTTGTTATTCCTCTACACTGGTTTGGCACTGCGAGAAAACATTTTGAGAGTAAATGGAAGCGATATTCGTCCATG GTGGATATACCATCACTATTGTGCTATGTTTATGGCCCTTGTTAGTCTCACATGGGAGATTAAAGGACAACCAAATTGTTCCCAAAAGCAG AGAGGTGTGCAATTTTTCCTACAATGGGCTATGATGCAAGGAGTTGCTATGCTTTTACAAAATAGATATCAACGCCAGAGACTCTATACTCGAATTGCATTGGGAAAG GCCAAAAGAATGGATGTGGTATGGGGAGAAACAGCAGGTGTAGATGGTCAATTATGGATTCTATGTccaatactatttattttacag ggttttgagGCATATGTCGGAATACAGTTGCTTACGACTGCTTTTATTGGCATTGCTTCGGAATGGCAG GTGAGTTTTTGCGGCGTACTGTTAATTTTAATGGCAGTTGTGAACTTTGTAAATACGGTAGAGACGCTTATGGTGAAGTCAAGGTTTAAGGCAAAGATGAAAAGAAGTAAGAGCAAGCAGGATTTGTAG